The Toxorhynchites rutilus septentrionalis strain SRP chromosome 3, ASM2978413v1, whole genome shotgun sequence genome includes a region encoding these proteins:
- the LOC129777470 gene encoding uncharacterized protein LOC129777470 — protein MKTFPTVLIVVLDLTAAFAAIAPVLEVCNRNDPALAQCILGVVDKIRPNIASGDFGGNWTAPPLDPLRIDGIDIDQGSSFTTKLWNITINGVSGFVIRRFQVDLPNMMLNASVKIPSTLVTGMYHLNMNILLLRLAGEGPFNLTLNNTIVNLKIKFYLVPKDGKNYVRFHPIGMNIKFNDARFYLKNLFNGEPTLEAIGNQAINANPYVLLDEVEPALVGKLTSTMTEIANAVVAGSDIDELLPP, from the exons ATGAAAACGTTTCCTACAGTTCTGATCGTGGTGCTCGATTTGACCGCTGCATTCGCCGCGATTG ctCCAGTGCTCGAGGTTTGCAATCGAAACGATCCGGCTTTGGCCCAATGTATTCTCGGTGTAGTCGATAAAATCCGACCGAATATCGCTTCCGGAGACTTTGGAGGAAATTGGACTGCGCCTCCGTTGGATCCGTTGCGGATCGATGGAATCGATATTGACCAAGGGTCAAGTTTTACCACCAAATTGTGGAATATTACTATCAACGGTGTCAGTGGTTTTGTGATTCGGAGATTCCA GGTCGATTTGCCGAACATGATGTTAAATGCCAGCGTGAAGATACCATCGACATTAGTGACAGGGATGTATCACTTGAACATGAATATTCTACTTCTGAGGCTTGCCGGTGAAGGGCCCTTCAATTTGACGCTAA ATAACACAATTGTCAATCTGAAGATTAAATTCTACCTAGTACCGAAAGATGGTAAAAACTATGTCAGATTCCATCCGATTGGCATGAATATTAAGTTCAACGATGCGCGGTTTTATCTGAAGAACTTGTTCAACGGTGAACCAACGTTGGAAGCTATTGGAAACCAGGCTATCAATGCAAATCCGTACGTTTTGCTGGACGAGGTGGAACCTGCGCTCGTGGGAAAGCTAACTTCAACGATGACGGAAATTGCCAACGCAGTTGTGGCAGGGAGTGATATTGACGAGTTACTTCCGCCGTGA